A genomic window from Pagrus major chromosome 23, Pma_NU_1.0 includes:
- the LOC141018881 gene encoding meteorin-like protein produces MLRLVILMYMLGLQLRHCAADLCNWTGSGFAAAVDSRIVLQVRLRCTEGSVRWIYPGQALRVVLEPNLSSARRTTVCIKPSPSLRGASVFIERSGELELLVTGGGGGRPEQQVFCFRADGPHRPVIYLQSSPQSDGAWSRRTMGFRYELLGNRRIYSSCRPCNDTELLMAVCNSDFVVRGSIKNVSHDSARQTSLVAVAAARVYWQRSGVFEQQASTSGSSWHGCIHTLLQCHVQPGDGEFLFTGSEHFGEAWLGCAPRYKDFLSVYQTAWAARRNSCDFPLD; encoded by the exons ATGTTGAGGTTGGTTATTCTGATGTACATGCTGGGTCTTCAGCTGCGGCACTGCGCGGCTGATCTCTGCAACTGGACCGGGAG CGGCTTTGCGGCTGCTGTCGACTCCAGGATCGTCCTCCAGGTGCGGCTGCGCTGCACAGAGGGCTCAGTCAGGTGGATCTACCCGGGCCAGGCTCTCCGGGTGGTCCTGGAGCCCAACTTGTCCTCCGCCCGGCGCACCACCGTGTGCATCAAGCCGTCCCCCTCTCTCCGAGGAGCCAGCGTGTTCATTGAACGCTCCGGGGAGCTCGAGCTGCTGGTGACGGGCGGCGGCGGCGGGCGGCCCGAGCAGCAGGTGTTCTGTTTCCGGGCGGACGGTCCGCACAGGCCCGTCATCTACCTCCAGTCCAGCCCGCAGAGTGATGGAGCCTGGAGCAGACGCACGATGGGCTTCAGATACGAACTGCTGGGAAACAGGA GGATTTACT CTTCATGCCGACCCTGCAACGACACAGAACTCCTCATGGCCGTCTGCAACAGTGACTTCG TGGTTCGAGGCTCCATCAAGAACGTCTCCCACGACTCTGCACGTCAGACCTCATTGGTGGCGGTGGCGGCAGCGAGGGTGTACTGGCAGCGCAGCGGGGTGTTTGAGCAACAAGCATCCACCTCTGGGTCGTCTTGGCACGGCTGCATCCACACACTCCTGCAGTGCCACGTGCAGCCTGGGGACGGAGAGTTTCTGTTCACGGGGTCAGAACACTTTGGGGAAGCTTGGTTAGGGTGTGCCCCACGATACAaagacttcctgtctgtctaccAGACCGCCTGGGCGGCACGCCGGAATTCCTGTGACTTCCCTTTAGACTGA